From Actinomycetota bacterium, one genomic window encodes:
- a CDS encoding extracellular solute-binding protein, producing MSRRNFLGVVAGTTAGMALAGCGSSGPSDTGGGGGGGDAVAGAATYWFLTGAPGEQIRQSSVDRFNQANPDAKITATTFQNDAYKTKIKTAIGAGQAPTIIWGWGGGGLRSYVQANQVEDLTSWFAENAAVKDRLFPSSFGAATIDGKIYAMPAETVQPIVLFYNKAVFDKVGAQPPQSWGDIMSLVPKFNDAGVAPISLGGQSRWTNMMWLEFLFDRIGGPEVFQAVFDGEKDAWSNPASIEGLTKAQELIKANGFVKGFSSITADSNADQALLYTGKAAMMLHGTWTYGSMSEEGGDFVSGGNLGWMNFPAVEGGKGDPTNTVGNPGQYLSISSKATDAEKETAKKFFSTAVLSDAEVKEWTDAGAVPIVKGTDSQLGASKDAEFLTFVYETASNAKVFAQSWDQALSPTAAERLLDNIAKLFQLSITPQQFATNMNQVIGQ from the coding sequence ATGTCTCGGCGCAACTTCCTCGGCGTGGTCGCGGGCACCACCGCCGGCATGGCGCTCGCCGGCTGCGGCAGCTCCGGCCCCAGCGACACCGGCGGCGGTGGTGGCGGCGGCGATGCCGTGGCCGGCGCGGCCACCTACTGGTTCCTCACCGGTGCGCCCGGTGAGCAGATCCGCCAGTCTTCGGTGGACCGGTTCAACCAGGCGAACCCCGACGCCAAGATCACGGCGACGACCTTCCAGAACGACGCCTACAAGACGAAGATCAAGACGGCCATCGGCGCCGGCCAGGCCCCCACCATCATCTGGGGCTGGGGCGGGGGCGGTCTGCGCAGCTACGTCCAGGCCAACCAGGTCGAGGACCTCACCTCGTGGTTCGCCGAGAACGCCGCCGTCAAGGACCGCCTGTTCCCTTCGTCCTTCGGGGCCGCGACGATCGACGGCAAGATCTACGCGATGCCGGCGGAGACGGTCCAGCCCATCGTCCTTTTCTACAACAAGGCGGTCTTCGACAAGGTCGGTGCCCAGCCGCCCCAGTCCTGGGGCGACATCATGAGCCTGGTGCCGAAGTTCAACGACGCCGGTGTCGCCCCCATCTCCCTCGGCGGCCAGTCGCGGTGGACGAACATGATGTGGCTGGAGTTCCTCTTCGACCGCATCGGCGGTCCCGAGGTGTTCCAGGCGGTCTTCGACGGCGAGAAGGACGCCTGGTCCAACCCGGCGTCCATCGAGGGGCTGACCAAGGCGCAGGAGCTCATCAAGGCCAACGGCTTCGTCAAGGGCTTCTCCTCCATCACCGCCGACTCCAACGCCGACCAGGCGCTGCTGTACACCGGCAAGGCCGCGATGATGCTCCACGGCACCTGGACCTACGGGAGCATGTCCGAGGAGGGCGGCGACTTCGTCAGCGGCGGCAACCTCGGCTGGATGAACTTCCCGGCAGTCGAGGGCGGCAAGGGCGACCCGACCAACACGGTCGGCAACCCCGGCCAGTACCTGTCGATCTCGTCGAAGGCCACGGACGCGGAGAAGGAGACCGCCAAGAAGTTCTTCTCCACCGCGGTCCTCTCCGACGCCGAGGTCAAGGAGTGGACCGACGCCGGCGCGGTGCCGATCGTCAAGGGCACCGACAGCCAGCTCGGCGCCTCGAAGGACGCCGAGTTCCTCACGTTCGTCTACGAGACCGCCAGCAACGCCAAGGTCTTCGCCCAGTCCTGGGACCAGGCCCTCAGCCCCACCGCCGCCGAGCGGTTGCTCGACAACATCGCGAAGCTCTTCCAGCTGTCGATCACACCGCAGCAGTTCGCCACCAACATGAACCAGGTCATCGGGCAGTGA
- a CDS encoding sugar ABC transporter permease, with protein MALPALLVFVAFAIVPLLGVLLLSFTSWDGIGVIRPAGFASWRAALADPGLPHALWVTFVVIALSWAVQTPLSILLGVFLAGHQRYRELLAVLFIIPLLLSSAAIAITYKALLDPNFGLGAGLHLPLLTQDWLGDATLAMGVIIFVVSWQYIPFHTLIYQGAVRQIPRSMYEAAQLDGAGRVRMFFRITLPQLKYTIITSSTLMVVGSLVFFDLIFVLTEGGPGDATRVLALDMYKRGFQANLMGPASVIAVILVVLGLALALLLRRIGGGSSGASQLEGV; from the coding sequence ATGGCGCTACCGGCCCTGCTGGTCTTCGTGGCGTTCGCCATCGTGCCGCTCCTGGGCGTCCTGCTCCTCAGCTTCACGTCATGGGACGGCATCGGCGTGATCCGGCCCGCCGGCTTCGCCAGCTGGCGGGCCGCCCTCGCCGACCCGGGCCTGCCGCACGCGCTCTGGGTGACGTTCGTGGTCATCGCCCTCTCGTGGGCGGTGCAGACCCCGTTGAGCATCCTCCTCGGGGTGTTCCTCGCCGGGCACCAGCGGTACCGCGAGCTCCTGGCCGTGCTGTTCATCATCCCCCTCCTGCTGAGCTCGGCGGCCATCGCCATCACCTACAAGGCCCTGCTCGACCCGAACTTCGGCCTCGGCGCCGGGCTGCACCTCCCGCTGCTGACCCAGGACTGGCTCGGGGACGCCACCCTGGCCATGGGCGTGATCATCTTCGTGGTGTCCTGGCAGTACATCCCGTTCCACACCCTCATCTACCAGGGCGCCGTGCGCCAGATCCCGAGATCGATGTACGAGGCGGCCCAGCTCGACGGCGCGGGACGGGTCCGCATGTTCTTCAGGATCACCCTGCCGCAGCTGAAGTACACGATCATCACCTCGTCGACCCTCATGGTGGTCGGGTCGCTGGTGTTCTTCGATCTCATCTTCGTCCTCACCGAGGGTGGACCTGGAGACGCCACCCGGGTGCTGGCGCTGGACATGTACAAGCGGGGCTTCCAGGCGAACCTCATGGGCCCGGCCAGCGTCATCGCCGTCATCCTGGTGGTCCTCGGCCTGGCGCTGGCCCTCCTCCTGCGCCGGATCGGCGGCGGGAGCTCGGGCGCGAGCCAGCTGGAAGGTGTCTGA